The genomic DNA GCTGTTGGATTGGTTGGCGATCGAATTTGTCGAGCGCGGTTGGAGCATGAAAGAGATGCATCGCTTGATCGTCAGTAGCAAAACCTACCAACAGTCATCGCTTCGACGCCAAGATCTCGACGAAATCGATCCACACAACTATCTATTGGGACGCCAACAACGGTTGCGGTTGGATGCGGAGATCGTCCGCGACGTGGCATTGGTCGCTAGCGGATTGTTGTCGCCGACGTTAGGCGGTCCGCCGGTATATCCCCCCATTCCCGATGGGATCATGGGACAGGGGCAGGTGAAGCGATCGTGGCGGACCAGCAAGGGAGAGGCCCGGTTTCGCCGCGGGATCTATACGTTTAAGTTCCGCGCCACGCCGCCGCCGTCGTTGAATGTCTTCGACGCTCCCGATGGGCTGAGCAGTTGCACGCGGCGGATCCGCAGCAACACTCCGCTGCAAGCGTTGACGCTGATGAACGATCCGGCGTTCTTCGAATTCGCCGAAGCACTCGAAGAGATCATCCGGCGTGATGGTCTGCAGGCCGCGTTCCGCCGCTGTACTTCGCGATCGGCATCGTCCGATGAGCTTGCGATTTTGCAGCGTCTGGACACGCTCGGCGCAGCCCGCGCGATGTTGAATCTGGACGAAACGATCACACGGGAATAAACGGCCAGCGGCGATGCGGCCGCAGCTCGACGTCGACGCAAACAATAGAAACTTTCAGCGACGGAACCACCGATGCCAGCTCAAACGAACTCACCCGCCGATCTGCTTCGCGATCAAACGCGTCGCCACTTCTTCAGCCGCTGCTCGATGGGACTCGGTTCGATCGCGTTGTCGTCGCTGATGGCGGAACGTAGCCAGGCGGAAGTGGCAGAGAGTTCGCAGAACCCGATGTCGCCGAAGCCGAGCCACTTTCCGGGCAAAGCGAAAAACGTAATCTTCCTGTTCATGGCGGGCGGGCCAACTCAGCTGGAAACGTTTGAATACAAGCCAAAGTTGACCGAGCTGAATGGCGAGCCGATTCCCGAAAGCCTCGTCGCGGGAAAACGGTTTGCGTTTATGGACAGCAGCCACCGCAGCAATCTGCTTGGTCCCACGCAGAAGTTCCAACAGTATGGCCAAAACGGAACGTGGGTCAGCGATCTATTGCCGCATACAGCAAAGATCGTCGACGAATTGACGATCGTCAAAACCTGCAAGACCGATCTGTTTAATCACGCCCCGGCCAAGCTGTTTATGAACACCGGCAGCGGCCAGTTCGGGCGACCGAGCATGGGATCTTGGATCACATACGGTTTGGGGAGCGAGTGCGACGATCTACCCGGCTTCCTGGTGTTGCAAAGCGGACCGCGGGGGCCACGCGGCGGGGCGGTGCTGTGGGGAAGCGGCGTGCTGCCGACGACCTATCAAGGGGTGCCGCTGCGCAGCCAAGGCGATCCGATCCTGAATCTGTCGACGCCATCATCGATCAGCGACGCCCAGCAGCGGCAATTGATCGACAGCGTTCGCGAGCTGAACCTGAAGCGTTTGGTAGAAACCGGCGACCAAGAGATCGCGACGCGGATCAATGCTTACGAGCTAGCTTACAAGATGCAAAGCTCTGCCCCGGAACTGATGGACACGACCGACGAAAGCGCTGAGACGCTGGAGCTTTATGGGATCAAAGACCCCAATGAATCGAGCTACGCGCGGAACTGTTTGTTGGCCCGGCGGTTGGTCGAACGAGGCGTCCGCTGCATCCAGCTGTATCACACCAACTGGGATCACCACGGCGGGCCGACGGAAAATTTGCAGCAGCATCTGCCCCAAAACTGCAAGGAGATCGATCAAGCCTCGGCCGCGCTGGTCATGGACCTCAAACAACGCGGGCTGTTGGAGGATACGATCGTGATCTGGGGTGGCGAATTTGGCCGGACGCCGATGGGCGAAGTCCGCCAGAACACCGGCCGGAACCATCACATCGATGCCTTCACGATGTGGTTTGCTGGGGGCGGGTTTAAGCCGGGATTGGTCTACGGCGAAACCGACGAATTTGGTTTTGGTCCGATCGAAAACCCCGTGCATGTCCACGACATCCATGCCACACTTTTGCACTTGTTAGGTTTCGATCACCACCGTTTGTCGGTCCGCTTCCAAGGCCTCGACTTCCGCCTGACGGGAGTCGACCCGGCTCGCGTCGTCCACGATCTGCTCGCCTAGCTGCGGCAGCTCGCTCAGTCGACTTTGGCAAGGTCCAAGAAGGTGATCATCGACGGATTTCCGACCGGGACGTATTGGTCGGTGAAGTCGAGCTTGCCGGTCTTTTTATCGACCTTGAAGACAGTGACGTGATCGGCTCGCTGGTTGCAACAATACAAGAACTCACCGGTCGGGTCGAAGTTAAAGCTGCGTGGATAATTGCCCCGCGTCCACTCTTCGCCAACGTAGCTGAGCGTTCCATCGTCGCTGATCGCAAAAATTCCAATGCTGTCGTGCAGTCGATTGCCCGCGTAGACGTATCGTCCGTCGGCAGAGACCAAGATCTCGGAGCAGAAATTGCTGCCGGTGAAGCTAGGCGGCAGCGTCGAGATCGTTTGTCTTGGCGTTAACCGCCCCGCTTGGGAATCGTAATCGAACAGAGCGATCGTCGATCCTTCCTCCTGAATCGAATAGAACCAACGCCCGTCGGGATGGAAGTAAAAGTGTCGCGGGCCGTCGCCCGGCGGCAAGTCGACACCGGCGGGATCGTTCGCGTGCAAGGTTCCCGTTTTGGCATCGAACTTCCAGACGTAGATCTTGTCCAAACCGAGGTCGACGTGCAGGACAAACCGCCCCGATGGATCGGCTTCGATCATATGAGCATGCGTCCGGTCGTGACCGCTGATCGCGAAGCTCCCCTCCGGCGCGTTAGTCGCCTTCGTTGGACCGATCGGTCCCTCGTCGACTTTCGTGTCGCTCGCCTCGCCCAAACGGCCGTCTTCCAAGATCGGCATCACCGAAACGGAGCCACCAAAATAATTGGCGACCAACAGGAATTTGCCGGTGGGATGGATGCTGACGTAGGTTGGCCCTGCACCGCCGGCCGGAACGGTGTTCAAGAGTTTCAGCTGCCCATCGGCTGGGTCGATCGCAAACGCGCTGACCGTCCCCTGCTTGTCCGCTCCCACACGATCGGTTTCGTTGGCCGAATAGAGCCGCGTTCCGGCCGCGTTGACGACCAGACAACTGGGACTGGTCCCCAGCGGATAGTCTCCCGCAGCCGTCAGCGCTCCGGTCGCCCGGTCGACGCGAAACGTATGGATTCCTCGACCGTTCCCCGGTGGCAGATCGACTTGCGTTGGCAGCACGTCCTGCAACGGCGAACTGAACGTGCCGACGTACGCCATCAAAGGCCGCTCCTTCGCAGCGGGCTCAGCGGCTCGCAGCCCTTTGGCCAAGGGAAGCGTCCCCGCCAATGCGATCGATGTTTGCAGGAAGCGGCGTCGGGAAGGGGCGGAGTGCGTCATAGCGGTCTTGCTTCAAAAGGGTGGGAATCGGGGGATGAGTAAAGGAGGGAGAAGCCATGATATTCAGACGACATCATGAAATGCAACGCATCGGGCTGCCAGCATGCGAACCTTTGAGATGTTTTTCAGCTTCCGTTTAGGCTCGTGTGGGCTGGTCTTGCTTTGAGTTCGTCTGTTTGCTGCGTACCGGTGGTTGACACCACCGGCATTGGATGTGACGCCCTCCGGGCTGGCCGCGTTGCTGCGCGGTTTGCAGTTTTAGGGGGAGACGCGGCGGAGCGAATTCTTGGTACGATAGCGGCTTTGACGACTTTGGTTTGATGCCAGGATGCGCTGTATGGAATCGCCGCAAGCTCTGCCTCGTTGGGCGTTGGATCTCGCTCGCTTTTTGCCGCTGAAGAGCCAGTTTTTGCTGAGCGGTAATGTGCGCGACCGCTACCCCTGGGCGGTCGCCGACGATCGCTACGCGCCGCTGCCGCTGACAAGCTTTCTGGCGGAGTTGTTGCGCAGCCGTGGCATCGCACATGTGTTGGCCTTCGATCCGCTGAACGGTTTCTCCGTTCCTCTGGTCAGCGGAATCGACATCGCGGCGGAACAGCAGTTCTTCAGCGATCGATTCGACCTGCGTTGGAACGACAACCTCGGCTCGCCTGCCAGCGTCGCACGGTTCTTCGAACTGTTTCCCGACTTCGTGCGCAGCGAACCCGAACCGATCGCGGTGCTCGCCGATTTTTCGTCCCGTTATCTGGTGCGCCCCGACTTACAGACCGACGACGAACACCATTGGTTCACCGCCTCGTTGATCCTCAGTTTAGACGTCGCCGCGCGACCCTGCGGTCCCGATGCGAGCACGCTCTTTAATCCAATCGTTTGGATCGCCGATCAGGAAGGCGACCTACCGCCATGGTTTGTCGTCGGCAATCCGCGTCTGCGTCCGATCGCGTTGCCCGTCCCCGATCGGACGACGCGAGGGCTGATCGCAAAGAGTCTGATTCCCGGAATCCCCGGCGCGCGTCAGGCGAGCGAGGAACAGATCGCAGCGGCGGAGCGATCGTTGGTCGAACAGACTCACGGATTGATGCTGTTGGATATGATTTCGATCACCGAACTGTGCCGCAACGAAGAGGTCCCGATCGATCGCCTGGACGATGGCGTGCGTCGTTTCAAACTGGGCGTGACCGAAAATCCTTGGGCCAAGCTGGATCGCGAAAAGATTGCAAGCGCCGACAGCTTTGTCGCACGGCGGTTGAAGGGGCAGGATCACGCGGTCACCAAGATGCTGGACATCATCAAGCGATCGGTGATCGGACTCTCCGGAAACGAAGGCCGATCGGGACGTCCCCGCGGCGTCGCGTTTCTGGCTGGGCCGACCGGAACCGGAAAGACTGAACTGGCGAAGACCGTGACGGAACTGTTGTTCGGCGACGAGAGTGCCTACATCCGCTTTGACATGAGCGAATTTGCGGCGGAACATTCCGACCAACGCTTGATCGGCGCGCCTCCGGGCTACGTCGGCTATGACACCGGCGGGGAACTGACCAATGCAATTCGCGAGAAACCATTCAGCGTGGTGTTGTTCGACGAGATCGAAAAAGCCCACCCGCGGATCCTGGACAAATTCCTGCAAGTCCTCGATGACGGCGTCCTGACATCGGGCCGTGGCGAACGCGTCTACTTCTCCGAAGCGTTCTTGATCTTCACTTCGAACCTCGGCTTGTATCGGATCGATGAACGGGGCAAACGTGTCCCCAACGCAACACCTGCCGACGACCTGCCATCGATGCAAGCGAAGGTGCGAGCGGAGATTGATCGTTTCTTCAAGTTAGAGATCGGTCGTCCGGAAATCTTGAATCGGATCGGCGAAAACATCGTTGTCTTCGACTTCATCCGAGACGATGTCGTGGCGGAGATCTTCGACATGATGTTGGCAGGAATTTGCAGGCAGGTCGAAACCGCGACGGGGCGGCCGATCGATGTCGAAGATTCTGCACGGCGGTCGCTGCAGGAGCTTTGTCTCGCCGACCTTTCCAACGGCGGCCGCGGCGTCCGCAATCAATTGGAAGCCCATTTCATCAACCCGCTGGCGCGCGCGTTGTTCGACGCTCCCGATTCGCCAGCGATCATCGTTCGGCGGATCGATCACCGCGATGGTTTGACAACGGTGGAGCTGGCGTGACGCAATCGATTTCGATCAACCGAATTCATTACCCGATCCATTCATTGGGATTTGGCGCCCGCGTGGGCGTCTGGTTTCAAGGCTGCCAGATTCAGTGCCCAGGATGTATCAGCCGCGATACTTGGGAGTCGGGGACCAACGCAATCCAGCTGGATGAACTGACGCAAACCCTGCTCCCGTGGACGGCCGCCGCCGATGGGCTGACAATTTCCGGTGGTGAACCTTTTGACCAGCCCGACGCCGTCGCGGCGTTGGTGAAATGGTGGCGTACAAAAAACAAGGGCGACGTGTTGCTCTTCTCCGGCTATTCGGCGGAGTTGTTGTGGGATCGGTATCCCGCAATCGTGGCGCAACTGGATGTGTTGATCAGCGAACCCTACGACGCCAAGCAACCGCAGACCCAACCGCTGCGTGGATCGGACAATCAGCGTATGCATTTGCTGACGCCGACCGCGGCGCAGCGGTATGCAAACCTGGACGAAGCCCCAACGCTCGATCTCTGTTTCGATGACGATACGGTTTGGATTGCGGGAATTCCCAAACCCAACGCGATGGCTGAAATTCGTCGACGTCTGACCGCGATGGGCTTTGCTGCGGGGACATCGGATCAACTGTTGGATGGTGTGCGCGGATGAGTTTGGTCAAGATCTGCCCTAAATGCGGCCACCCCAATGACCTCGCCGAGATGTATTGCAGTGGCGAGGGAACGACTGGAAACGGCTGCGGGTTTAGTGTCGCCACGATTGCTGCGACAGTTCCCAATTCGGCAGGCACCACGCATGAAGGCCCAGACGAAGATCAGCCCCAAGCTGACGACCGCCGCTGTGTAAACGGACACGCGATGTTCCCGGACGACCTGGTTTGCATCGAGTGCGGTGGCGACGTGGCGACCGAAACCGCCGAGCAACAGCCCGCGGACGACGCGTCGCTCATATTCGGCGCTCGATATCGGGTCGTACAGACGCTTGAACAGGAAGATGCTACAGCGGATCGGTATCTTGTCGAATCGACTGTCGGTAACGAGGCAACGGATCGCAAAGAGCTTCTGCTGTGCAAGCATTACCCGCTGGGAGTCGATCGCGACGAAGAAGTCCAGTCGATCCTACGGTCGCTGAATTCGCCCCGTTGCTTGCGGTTGATCGATGTTGGTGATCGAGATCACCGCAGCTTTGAAGTCTACGAATCCTGTCCTCAGGAAACGCTTGTCGACCTCGCGATCGAAAGCCCTTTCGACGAAACGTTTTGCCGCGACTTGGTCGATCAAATTTCGACGGCGTTGAACGATCTGCATGATACAGGCTTACTGCATCGCGACTTACATCCGGAAAACATCGGGGTGCGAACTTCGGATCCGATCGATCTCGTCGTATCGAACTATAACGCCGCTGCGGTTGCGGAACTGGAAATCCACGTCGCTCCCAATCCACGTCGCTCCCAATCCACGGACGTCGCACTACACGGCACCGGAACGTTTTGCGGGGATCAGTACGTTTGCATCGGATTGGTGGAGCCTTGGAGTGCTCCTGCTTGAACGGCTCACCGGCGGCAACTTGTTCGAAGAGATCGATTCACGTGCGTTCCAATTATTGATCCTCACGCGCCCCGTTCCGATTCCCGAAGAGCTCGACGACAGCTGGCAGACGTTATTGAAGGGCCTTTTAACGCGCGACCATTCGCGTCGCTGGGGGCACGAGCAGGTGGCGGCTTGGCTGGCAGGTGAAACGGATCTGCAGCACTACTTCGAAAGCGATCTCGACGCCGACGATCAGGGCGCTGCGATTCGCTTGGGTGACGAGGACTACCGATCCCCAACGCGATACGCTTTGGCCGCCGCATTGCCAGAACACTGGCAAGACGCTGTCGCTCAATTGGCCAGTGGTGAACTGGGGACTTGGTTGACAGAGGGGAAGTTGGACGATCGCGCCGGGGAAAACTGGGATGCAATTATCGAAGACCACTCGCTCGCCAACGACCAACAACTGATGTTGGCCTTGTTGGTGATGAACGATCAACTGCCGCTCTGTTTCGACGGCGCGATCGTCTCGCCAGCATCGTTCGCCGCGACGGCGGTTCGCAGTCTCGCTTGGCTGCGGGGTTCGATTGCGTCGCACTTAATGCGGCTCAGCCGCGAATTGTGGTTCGTCGACGTTACCGAGCGTCGCGAAGCGGCCGAACGTCTGATTCAAAAGCGTGAGATCCCAATCGATTCGGCGAGGTTCGATGCCTTGTCGTTGGTCGTCGATCGTGAAACGCTCCTGCAACAGTGGACTCGCCGGCAGGCTGATTGGCCCGAATCACGGCACCCTGCGCTGGCTCATCTGCTGTCGAAGCATTCGTTAAGCGAAGCGGAGCTGTTGGTCTTGCTAGCCGCTCCGCTGACGGAGTTCCGATCGGCGGACGACTTGTTGGATGAAGCCGAACGCGAAGCCAACGCCGCCGGCATCGAAACGTTTTGGGATCGCGAAGCGGCGCGGCAAGGATTGCAACAAGGACGCCGCGAAGTTTTCGAAACCCTCAGCGATCGCTTGTCCGACTTCGTTCGCTGCGGGGTCGCCACCGCCGATCAGTGGGCCGACACGTTTCGGTTTGAACATCGGATCTCATTGGCCCGAGCCGTGGCGCTGTTGTGCGTTCCGGTCGAGCAATGGCAAAAGCCGGAGGGGGGCGAACATTGGCGGTTGCTGATGGACTTCTTCCGCCGCAAGGTGTTGTCGAGCGTCCAACGCGGTCCTTTGATGTCGCTGAGGATTAGCAAAAATTCAGCACGGATCGATGTCGCTCAATTGGGGAGCGGAGCGATTCCGGCCGATTCGCTGATCGACGCGATCATCGGTAACGATGGCAACCCATCGCGCGTCGACCCGAGCGTGTTGGCGGGCGATCCCATTCTGCAACGGCGGCTGCGTCGATTGCGGAACAACTGTGAAAACTATCAACGCGATACCGGGATCTCGTCGCTGCACCTCGGTTTTCCCTTCCTGGTCCGCCGCGATGTCGATGCAGGGCAAAGTCGCCCACGTTTTGTTCCATTGTTGCTGTGGCCGGTGAAGTTGGACTATGCCGAAGGGCAGAACACGTCGCTACGCATCGCTGCCGATCGCGAACAAGAACGCGTTCGATTGAATCCAGCCTACGGCGTTTTGCTGACTCAAGAAAAGAAGCAACGTTTTGCCGATGCGCTGCTTGAAATTCAGAGTCGCGATTCGATCACGGGGGAACAGTTGATCGAGGTTCTGCAGCCGCTGTTTGCCGACGCACACGAGCAGGTCCTTGCCGAGTCGGCGCCGCTGCCAGCCGAGCCTTCGTTGCCGGAGGACGTTCATTGCCGCCTCGTCGCCAGCGGCGTGATCTTCCAATGCGACTTTGCCGGACAGGAACTAGCCGACGAATTGGACAAGCTCCAAAACCTTCCATTTGATGCGTCACCGGCGGCGACGCTGCTGCGATTGGACCGCGCGGAGGATGTTGAACCAGCTCCCATCCCTCCGACCGAGCAACGGTTTCTGGTCACCGAAGCCGACCCGTCACAGGAGGCTGCGGTCTTTGCAGCCCGCAATCCGCCGGGGCTTCTGATCCAAGGACCGCCTGGAACGGGCAAGAGTCAGACGATCGTGAACATCGTTGCCGACGCGGTTGCTCGCGGGCAAACCGTCCTGGTTGTCTGCCAAAAGCAAGCGGCGTTAGAGGTGGTCGGGCATCGCTTGGAATCGTCGGGGCTAGGCGATCGAACGGTTTTAATTGGGGATCCGTCGCGCGACCGGAAACCTTTTCTCGCAAGATTGCGGGCGGAATTGGCGGAGCTGCGTGGGCAATTGGGACGCGAGTCGGCGGCTGCGAGACATCGGACGCAGGCGGCAGAAGTTGGCCGATTGGAGGCGGAACTCGATCGCATCCACGAAGCGATGATGCATCCTGTGCTGCAGAGCGGTTTGACCTACGAACAGGTCATCGCGGATTTAATCGAACATGGCAATCAGCCCAAGACGGTTTCGGTGCCAACGCTCCGTCCCCTGTTGCAACCGCTGGCGATTGCATCGGTAAAAGCGATCGGACAACAGATCGAATCGATCGCCCCGCTTTGGTTAGCCGCACGTTATGAAAACAGCAGCCTGCATGCCCTAAAAAGATTCTCCGCTGACCGGGAGACCATCGTTGCGGTGAAGCATGCATTGGATGCTTTCATCCAGTGCGAAGGGATACGGCACGAAGAGCTGGAAGCAACGACGCGCGTCGTCGACATCAACCAGTTCGACATGCGTGCGATGGAAGGCTGGCTATCGGAGCATCAAACGGCTATCGAGGCGACATCCGAACCGACGTTGGCGACGACGGGGAAATGGGTGGAGCTGTTTGAAAGTGGAGTCGCCGACGCAGAGCTCCATCGATTGACCGGACTCGCCGCAGACGCTCAATCCAACCTGGCTCCCGAGCGCGAGCTGCGTTTGCGTACGAAGCTCGCGCCGTTAGCCGACGCCGAAATCGACGCATTGCACCACGACAGTCGAAAGGTCGCGCGTTGGCAGCGTTCTTGGCTGCGAAAGATTTGGCCCCCCTATCACGGCGCCGTATCGCGGATTGCGCAGTTCTGCGGATCCGACGCAGCCCAAGTTGGCGAAGAGATCGCCGCGATCGGCGATGCGCTGCAATACGAAGCGGCGGCACGCGCGGGCTGCCGCGGATACGAACAGGCCCGCATGCGGTTGCAGTTGGGAGCTCCCGTGGTGAATCTCTCTTCGCAGCAGCTTGCCGACAAGGTTCGGTCTCTTATGACAAGCTTGCAGGATGCTAAAGCACTTATCGATCGGGGGAACAACTGTCCCTGTCGCGATCATTACCATTTAGCCCTCCGAGCAGGAACCTCGTTGGCGATTCGTGAATTCTTAATTGCCGCGAGCCAAGGCGTTCGATTGGATCGATTGCGGAATGAGAGTCTCGAAACGCTGCAACCATTAGAAGCATGGTTCGAGACGGCGTGGGTCGATCGCGTAACGGGGTTGCTGCGATTGGGAGAACCGACAAACCAGTCGACCGATGGAATCGTTGCCGCTTGGGATTCGTTAGCAGCATTCCAAACGTTGCGCTTGCGCGCCGATTCGATCCCCCAACTCGAACTGTCGGTCTTGGCGGCGATGGCCTCCAAGCGAGAGATTTGGGAATCGCTGCCACCAGAATCGGCTGGAGATTTGATGCGGCAAACGGTGGAGCGCGAGGCGTTGCTGGCGTGGCGTGCCAATGCGGAGGAACAATGGCCGTGGTTGTTGATCGGTCGCGAAGAGTTTGAAAGCAAAGTGGAACAGCTGCGAGACGGTTGCAAAGCGTTGGGCGACTCAGTCCGTCGGCTGGTGCCTCAGCTGCCCGCGGTCGACAAGATCGCCCGACGCAACCGCTGGGACGACATCCTGATGTTCACCGGGCCGCGCGCGAAGAAGCTGCGTGAAACCGTCGACATGGGACGGGAATTTGGGCTGTATCAAATGCGGCCGATCTGGCTGGCCAATCCCGATACCGTATCGCGGATCTTTCCGCTGCAGCAGGGATTGTTTGACGTGGTGGTGTTCGACGAAGCGTCTCAATTGCCGGTCGAATACGCGCTGCCAGCGATCTACCGCGGCAAGACGATCGTCGTGAGCGGTGATGAAAAGCAATTGCCGCCCGCGAAATTTTTTGCCGCTGCGTTTGACGATGAGGATGAAACGCCGACCGACTTGGAGGGAGAGGAGTTGGAGGATGCGATTGAGAGCCAAGGGAAACGCCGCGAGGTGAAAGATTGCGGCGATCTGTTGGAGCTCGCCTCGCCGGTCTTCCCCAAGGTGATGCTGAACGTTCATTATCGATCGAAGTACCGCCAGCTGATCGATTTCTCCAATGCGGCCTATTACGAAAACGGCTTGAGCGTTCCGGTGCTGCATCCGCCTGAGAAGGTGGCGGAGCTGAAGCCGATCGAGTTCGTCGAAGTCGACGGAGTGTATGAGAACCAATCGAACGAGATCGAAGCGGATCGGGTCGTCGAATCGATCCGAGCCCTATGGGCGTCGATGCCGATCGAGGCAACACCAACCATCGGCGTGGTGACTTTCAACTTGAAGCAGGCCGAGCTGATCGAAGACAAACTGGAGCTGTTGGCCGAACAGGACGAAGCGTTTCGGCAAGCGTTGATGCAACAGCGGAATCGCGTGCACGACGGCGAGCGTTGCGGTTTCTTTGTCAAGAACGTCGAAAGCGTGCAGGGAGACGAACGGGACTGGATGATCTTTTCGACGACGTTTGGCAACAACGCCCAGGGGAGCTTCCGACGCAATTTTGGCGTGCTCGGGCAACGAGGAGGCGAACGGCGGTTGAACGTCGCGACGACCCGAGCGAAACATCGGATGGTGATCTATTCGTCGATGCCACTCGAACGAATCAGCGACACACGTCAAAGTCTGGTCGCGCCGCAAACACCTCGCGATTATCTGCAAGCCTATTTGATGTACGCCAAAGCGGTTTCCGATGCTCGCTTCGAAGATGCCACTCGGATTCTAGGGGCCTTCGGCCCGCGGAGGTCGACGCGGTCGCTGACCGATGCGCACGCGGACTCCTTCGTGATCGAAGTGCGAACGTTTTTGGAGTCCGAAGGATATGTCGTGGAAAGCCCTCGGGCGAACGACGCGTTTCGATTCGACCTTGCGATCCGCCGCCCCAAGGATGGCATGTTTGCAATCGCGATCGAATGCGATTCGCCACGCCATCCCGATTTGAAATACGCGCGGCACCGCGAGTTGTGGCGCCGAGATGTGCTCAAGGCAACAGTCCCCACGATCTACCGGGTTTGGTCGCGGATGTGGTTGGTCGATGAAACGACGGAGCGAAAACGATTACTCGAAGCTGTTAAGAGGGCGGTAGGCAAAACATGAGTGGTCCCAAAGTTGTCGATGTTCGGGCGATCCGAGCCGCTCAAGAACGCGAGTTTCGGAAGCTGCGATATCGCATCGAAAAACAGTTTCGCAAGATCCAAACGATGCTTGAAGCTACCGAGGATGAGCCCCTTCAGCGGGTCTTCGGTTCGTTGACCAATGCGCTGGCGCGCCTTGACGCCGACCGGCAAGCGACCGCATTGCCGCGATCCCTGGATGCGATACTCGATCAAGCAAACGCAACGTTGGAATGCGCGGTGCAATTGAAATCGAAGCTCGAAGAAAAACGTATCGCCTCGGTTGCGGAGCGGCTTGGTCGGCAGCGTTCGATCGCCACCGCAATCGCGGCGACGGTCTTGCGGCTCGACGCAGCGAACCTCGCAACGATGAAAGCGGATCTGCTGGCCAAGCCGGACGAGGTCCAATTGCAGATCGCATTGGACGCGTTGGCGATGGAAGCGCAGCGGCGAGCTGACGCCGATTTGCAAGGCGTCACTCATTCGTTGGCGGGGTCACAGGGAACGATCTCCGTTAACGATTGGCTGGCCGATCGACCGGCTGAAAAATCGTCGGCGGACGAACGGTTGGAACAACTTGCGGCGAAGGTCTCCGTGCTCGATGGTCTTGGCGATGCTTCGCAATGGCTGACGCGGATCGCGGAAGTTCGTCAAATCGACGACGCGGCGCGACAGCGATTGCAGACCGATTCGTTGATCATCCAATTGGGCGAAGAACTCGATCGGCGGCGCGCGTTGGAACGCCGAGCCGAACTTCTCGACGGGTTGGAAGCGGAACTGGCAGCGTTCGACGCCGACGCGGATTTGCTGCGGCAACGGATCGAGCGTGCTTGCGGAGACGAAACTGCGGACATCGCCGAACTGCAAGCCGAAGTCGCCGCGTGGACCGAAGCGGAAGCAAAGCGAATCGATCGGGATGCAAGTCGCGCGGCGATCCTTTCGGTACTGCAATCGATGGGATACGACGTGCGCGAATCGATGGCGACCGGCTGGGCCGAAGATGGCAAGG from Rosistilla oblonga includes the following:
- a CDS encoding DUF1501 domain-containing protein yields the protein MPAQTNSPADLLRDQTRRHFFSRCSMGLGSIALSSLMAERSQAEVAESSQNPMSPKPSHFPGKAKNVIFLFMAGGPTQLETFEYKPKLTELNGEPIPESLVAGKRFAFMDSSHRSNLLGPTQKFQQYGQNGTWVSDLLPHTAKIVDELTIVKTCKTDLFNHAPAKLFMNTGSGQFGRPSMGSWITYGLGSECDDLPGFLVLQSGPRGPRGGAVLWGSGVLPTTYQGVPLRSQGDPILNLSTPSSISDAQQRQLIDSVRELNLKRLVETGDQEIATRINAYELAYKMQSSAPELMDTTDESAETLELYGIKDPNESSYARNCLLARRLVERGVRCIQLYHTNWDHHGGPTENLQQHLPQNCKEIDQASAALVMDLKQRGLLEDTIVIWGGEFGRTPMGEVRQNTGRNHHIDAFTMWFAGGGFKPGLVYGETDEFGFGPIENPVHVHDIHATLLHLLGFDHHRLSVRFQGLDFRLTGVDPARVVHDLLA
- a CDS encoding lactonase family protein, with protein sequence MTHSAPSRRRFLQTSIALAGTLPLAKGLRAAEPAAKERPLMAYVGTFSSPLQDVLPTQVDLPPGNGRGIHTFRVDRATGALTAAGDYPLGTSPSCLVVNAAGTRLYSANETDRVGADKQGTVSAFAIDPADGQLKLLNTVPAGGAGPTYVSIHPTGKFLLVANYFGGSVSVMPILEDGRLGEASDTKVDEGPIGPTKATNAPEGSFAISGHDRTHAHMIEADPSGRFVLHVDLGLDKIYVWKFDAKTGTLHANDPAGVDLPPGDGPRHFYFHPDGRWFYSIQEEGSTIALFDYDSQAGRLTPRQTISTLPPSFTGSNFCSEILVSADGRYVYAGNRLHDSIGIFAISDDGTLSYVGEEWTRGNYPRSFNFDPTGEFLYCCNQRADHVTVFKVDKKTGKLDFTDQYVPVGNPSMITFLDLAKVD
- a CDS encoding AAA family ATPase, with protein sequence MESPQALPRWALDLARFLPLKSQFLLSGNVRDRYPWAVADDRYAPLPLTSFLAELLRSRGIAHVLAFDPLNGFSVPLVSGIDIAAEQQFFSDRFDLRWNDNLGSPASVARFFELFPDFVRSEPEPIAVLADFSSRYLVRPDLQTDDEHHWFTASLILSLDVAARPCGPDASTLFNPIVWIADQEGDLPPWFVVGNPRLRPIALPVPDRTTRGLIAKSLIPGIPGARQASEEQIAAAERSLVEQTHGLMLLDMISITELCRNEEVPIDRLDDGVRRFKLGVTENPWAKLDREKIASADSFVARRLKGQDHAVTKMLDIIKRSVIGLSGNEGRSGRPRGVAFLAGPTGTGKTELAKTVTELLFGDESAYIRFDMSEFAAEHSDQRLIGAPPGYVGYDTGGELTNAIREKPFSVVLFDEIEKAHPRILDKFLQVLDDGVLTSGRGERVYFSEAFLIFTSNLGLYRIDERGKRVPNATPADDLPSMQAKVRAEIDRFFKLEIGRPEILNRIGENIVVFDFIRDDVVAEIFDMMLAGICRQVETATGRPIDVEDSARRSLQELCLADLSNGGRGVRNQLEAHFINPLARALFDAPDSPAIIVRRIDHRDGLTTVELA
- a CDS encoding 4Fe-4S single cluster domain-containing protein codes for the protein MTQSISINRIHYPIHSLGFGARVGVWFQGCQIQCPGCISRDTWESGTNAIQLDELTQTLLPWTAAADGLTISGGEPFDQPDAVAALVKWWRTKNKGDVLLFSGYSAELLWDRYPAIVAQLDVLISEPYDAKQPQTQPLRGSDNQRMHLLTPTAAQRYANLDEAPTLDLCFDDDTVWIAGIPKPNAMAEIRRRLTAMGFAAGTSDQLLDGVRG
- a CDS encoding protein kinase domain-containing protein gives rise to the protein MSLVKICPKCGHPNDLAEMYCSGEGTTGNGCGFSVATIAATVPNSAGTTHEGPDEDQPQADDRRCVNGHAMFPDDLVCIECGGDVATETAEQQPADDASLIFGARYRVVQTLEQEDATADRYLVESTVGNEATDRKELLLCKHYPLGVDRDEEVQSILRSLNSPRCLRLIDVGDRDHRSFEVYESCPQETLVDLAIESPFDETFCRDLVDQISTALNDLHDTGLLHRDLHPENIGVRTSDPIDLVVSNYNAAAVAELEIHVAPNPRRSQSTDVALHGTGTFCGDQYVCIGLVEPWSAPA